A section of the Lutra lutra chromosome 3, mLutLut1.2, whole genome shotgun sequence genome encodes:
- the GPR17 gene encoding uracil nucleotide/cysteinyl leukotriene receptor, producing the protein MNGLEVASPGLTANSSLVISEQCGQETPLENVLFASFYLLDFILAFVGNALALWLFVRDHKSGTPANVFLMHLAVADLSCVLVLPTRLVYHFSGNHWPFGEIPCRLTGFLFYLNMYASIYFLTCISADRFLAIVHPVKSLKLRRPLYAHLACAFLWVVVAVAMAPLLVSPQTVQTNHTVICLQLYREKASQHALVSLAVAFTFPFVTTVTCYLLIIRSLRQGPRVEKRLKNKAVRMIAVVLAIFLVCFVPYHVHRSVYVLRYHGGGTSCATQRVLALGNRVTSCLTSLNGALDPVMYFFVAEKFRDALCNLVCGKRLSGPPPSFEGKTNESSLSARSEL; encoded by the coding sequence ATGAATGGCCTGGAGGTGGCTTCCCCAGGTCTGACCGCCAACTCCTCCCTGGTCATCTCAGAGCAATGTGGCCAGGAGACGCCACTGGAGAACGTCCTCTTCGCCTCCTTCTACCTCCTGGATTTCATCCTGGCTTTTGTTGGCAATGCCCTGGCCCTGTGGCTTTTCGTCCGAGACCACAAGTCAGGCACCCCCGCCAACGTATTCTTGATGCATCTGGCTGTGGCCGACTTGTCCTGTGTGCTGGTCCTGCCCACCCGCCTCGTCTACCACTTCTCTGGGAACCACTGGCCATTTGGGGAAATCCCGTGCCGACTCACCGGCTTCCTCTTCTACCTCAACATGTATGCCAGCATCTACTTCCTCACTTGCATCAGCGCTGACCGCTTCCTGGCCATCGTGCACCCCGTCAAGTCCCTTAAGCTCCGCAGGCCCCTCTATGCACACCTGGCCTGCGCCTTCCTCTGGGTAGTGGTGGCCGTAGCCATGGCCCCGCTGCTGGTGAGCCCGCAGACCGTGCAGACCAACCACACGGTCATCTGCCTGCAGCTGTACCGGGAGAAGGCCTCCCAGCACGCCCTCGTGTCCCTGGCCGTGGCCTTCACCTTCCCGTTTGTCACCACGGTCACCTGCTACCTGCTGATCATCCGCAGCCTGCGGCAGGGCCCTCGCGTGGAGAAGCGCCTCAAGAACAAGGCGGTCCGCATGATCGCCGTGGTGCTCGCCATCTTCCTGGTCTGCTTCGTGCCCTACCATGTGCACCGCTCCGTCTACGTGCTGCGCTACCACGGCGGAGGGACCTCATGTGCCACCCAGCGCGTCCTGGCCCTGGGAAACCGCGTCACCTCCTGCCTCACCAGCCTCAACGGGGCACTGGACCCAGTCATGTACTTCTTTGTGGCTGAGAAGTTCCGCGATGCCCTGTGCAACCTGGTCTGTGGCAAAAGGCTCTCAGGCCCGCCCCCCAGCTTTGAAGGGAAAACCAATGAGAGCTCACTGAGTGCCAGGTCAGAGCTGTGA